The DNA region aaataggttcatgttttgggagagtttttggactcgatccctggaggacatgaacctgatctccggtcatatgatgaagcactccaagataaagatgcagcatcttggcaaagagtaatgaataaaagaattagaatatatgtattctaataaaactgaagcttgtagaatcaccaaatggtgtaaaagtcgttgggtgtaaaaaggtctataataggaaaagagggatagacaggaaggtagtaactttcaaagcaaggcttgatgaaaaaggaaactttttcactggtagtcatgcttaagtctatccggattcttttatctatttggcaagaggatgtcaagacagcattccttaatggaagtcttgaagaaagcatccatataaagcagccagaagggttcattacaaagggctaagagcatcttgtgtgcaagctcaatcagtctatggactgaggcaaagcttcaaggtcttggaacatccggtttatcaaagtaatccagatctatggatttagtaaccggataagtcttgtatacaaaaggtgtgatgaaagcgtggtggtatttcttgtactatacgtagataacatttttggtaattggaaacaatatcaaaatgttgtcagaagtaagggtatggttgtccaaacaattcgatataaaggacttgggagaatgtatatattcttgagatcaaagtaataagggattgcaagaaaaaatatattttacttatcccaagcttgatacatcggaaaaatccttgctcattttaagcatgcaaaactcctagaaaggtttcttaccttttaagcatggagtgtctttatctaaagagatgtctccgatgacatcaaaggagattgaggacatataggcagttctttatgcttcggcagttagacaacctaatgtatgctatgcacaagatcagaaatctattttgccaagggcatagttagcagatattttGCCAACATGttaaggctgaccggatgttggtttgggaggtttgggacttgattttgggcaaaaaccaagtgctggatcgatcagtggatcgatccagacctttcccagcgaacagaaagcttctggattgatcagtggatcgatccagaggtcccaatcgatcagtggatcgattgggacgctgctgcttcgcgcgataagcgctggatcgatccgtggatcgatccaggcatttttctagagcacagaggcgctctggatcgatccgtggatcgatccaaagcctctccgatcgattggaaataatcgaatcgattgggatccgaccgttgagtcgtatttgagtcgcaggcgagcgttgtcttcggcacttcttcaccgattcatttcagatcttcaccagctcctccacagctcttctcaagctcgagatcgccagttcttgaaggttcttggaggttcttccaagtcaagaggcggatcaaagcaaggaaaagaaactagggttagggttttgcactcattgtaagcttgtatttcttgtatccctttcctctcttcttgtattgagtcttgtagggcttctccgcctttggtagttaccataaaggagagtttttattagtggagggtgtgtatgttggtgtggatccttggactagtcacctcttgtgaggtggataccaagtaaaccaaccgtgttagcgttgtgtgagttgtttctgtattttccgctgcacatctttgaagaaacaagcaacgccgaacaccgggcacgcgacgagctattccccccccccccccccctctagctacttttggtcctaacagctcggggaagtaaatgaaaaagtaatagtccttccaatgcttgttggaggacgACATATTGTCAAAGAAGATtaggcccactcgggcttggaagagaaaagtccccGCCTCAGACAGTTTGAGGTAATAGAAATAGTGAAAGAACCGAGGAGTGAGGGAAATGCCGTGCAGGCGGAATAGAACGATGACCCGCACAGCGGCCGAAAGGAGTTTGACACTAGTTAGTGGagagaaatacaaaaatatttacaaacaccaGAAAAGAAATGGTGGATCAGAAACCGTAAACTGGCAgtaaattggtccctaaaaaATGTTACGAAATCGGACGGCGACGGGAGGTTGAGACGAGCTTGCCATCAAGAGAACGAAAGAACAAGATCATATATGAACGATAAATGAACACTAAACTGAATCGAATGAAGAACCTTACAAGGAAGATCACACAGAATTGATCAAGGAAGCTTACAGGGAGACCACCGGCGAAGAAGCAGAATGCTACAGCGGCGaaagctcgaagacgaaggcacgAAGTGGAAAAGATGACGACACACGTGAGGCTTATAAACTTCATGGATGGTCGCTCTCAACTGTCAGATTTAAGGTTTTGAAAACCTAGAAGAAGATATGACCGTGAAATTCAAAAAGGCGCTAGTCACGTTAGCAGAGGATATCCACCTGTTTTGTTAGGCATGCGGCAGCAGAAAGAAGGACACATGACATTAGGTTATCAGACAacatttaatgaacttaattaaaaggGATGACCGCGTGCTCAGCCATAATTGTCAAAGATTTGCACGGGCTTTGAGAAATATGACTGACATCAGCGACAACCGTGCTCGCTCAAAGAAGCGCAAATTCTCAAAGTATCGCCGCTCATTGTCCCGCTCTGCACAGGGAACGGGTTACCGAACCGATCATCCATTTTCCATGGTTAGGCAATGATCGATCGACGTTGGTTGATGTGGCGATTAGATACTAGGGATCGAATACTCCAATCGGACGTCGAAATCGCCAAGGAAACCAgttgtctagtcagtcagacttgtagcctccttcgactaaactaaagggggaggcttgtgatgcggcgatAATGGAGAGCCCATCTGTCACGAGACGGTTGACACGGTGTCGATCAAAGTCAAAGCGGTCAACGCTGGGGCTTACGGAAAGAGCCTTGGCCAAAGGTGGTTGTCTGGTTAGCTTGGTCGGCAAAGGAGTGACCGAGTGGATCATCTGGCCGGTCAGACGAATGGACATTATGAGCCGATCAACCGAATGGACAAACCCGTAGCTAGTTGTTTCGGTCGGTGGGAAAACGAGTCACTCGGACTGCCTGTCCGACGAAGGGAATGACATTACATAGGAGGAGaggagaaaacaaaataaaatacttcGTCTATTAAGGGTGAGCAGTCAACCcgccaaaccgaccaacccgtttataccgacccgaaccgaaccgaaaaaaaatAATTCGTCGGATATAGGGCTGGATGTAGGGTCCTGATAttgtattatctgatctagtagggtcggatagttttttatcccaataaccaaATCAACTcgatccgtgatcacccctacttgtaacAACTACTGttgataagctgctacacgttgtagcagctactgccgataagctgctacatgttatagtagttatttccgattagctgctacaacgtataaTGAGTAATgcctattatcattttaaaatattttatttttttgttgtacttatatttatattttatatttcattggatatagggtcagatatccaaataactgacaacccaTCGGATATATGATACTTAagaaccgccggatatagggtcggatataggtcctgatattacattatctgatctagtaggggtCGAATAATTTTTTACCCCAATAACCGAACTAACCCGATTTGTGATCACCCCTACCgtctatcattaaatatgaagaaggCAAGATAAAGAAGAACGTTCCATCTATTATTAATGCACGAAGTTAAGATAAAGAAGTCTTCCTCtgataattaatatcattaaatagggcagatgaacgatcacaaagaaaggtataaaaggataCGCCAAGTATGAGGAAAGGTAAGATCTATCTATTTCTTGATTACTCATTCTCTCTTCCtgattctaacttgagcgtcggagggccaacgccagaGCCCCCTTCcttggtttatttttattttgcaggattgaAGTCTTCATCGTGTCAATAGTTATCCCATCCTCAATTTTCCAACTTCCTTCGTTGGACAACATCAAGTATCTATTAAAAAATCTCAATAATATATCGCACTTCATACCATGTGAGAATTAAATTTAaggtttgatttatttaaaaaaattacggAAATAGATATGATAATTGAATAATTATTCTATTGCTAATTTTCTTGCTCACTAAAAAAATTGTAGGCCTATTGCGCCACAAATTTGTTATCTCATTGATATAActcaataaaattgatttaaagttAAGGATATTATTTAAACATCAATTAAAGGTTTAATCCtccaaaacaaaatttaaaataatatcttTTAATTTAAAATGGTGTCATTATAGACTAGAGTAAATTCGATAACTAACTATAGAGATTCGAACgattttgatttaatatattaaatcctTCGTAATTTAATCCGAATCAAAATTTACAATAACATTGAATCTTTTATctatttaaaataaatagaaaataattttaataattttctcaACAGTTCAGGAATTTaccaaataattttaataaatattacgTACTAACGTGAGATTTTGTCTCAATCTTATAAACAAGGACTAAAGTAGAAAAGAACCATCTTCTATCGTTTGTTGTCCCTCGATCAATTGCCGTCGTGGTTTCTACTTTCTAGGGTTTTCATCGTCCTTTACTTCTCGTCCCTCGCGTCTGCCTCGATCCCTGTCAGAGCCATGGCCGCCACCAGCACAGCGGCTCCTAGGGGCCGCAATATAGACGACGAGAACCTGGTTTTCGAGACCAGTCCTGGGGTGGAGGCCATCACCAGCTTTGACCAGATGGGCATCCGCGACGACCTCCTCCGCGGCATCTACGCCTATGGATTCGAGAAGCCCTCTGCCATCCAGCAGAGGGCTGTGATTCCCATTATCAACGGCCGCGACGTTATTGCCCAGGCGCAGTCCGGCACCGGGAAGTCCTCCATGATCGCCCTAACCGTCTGCCAGATGGTTGACACTACCGTTAGAGAGTATGGTTTCTCTTTTTCCTCGTTTGGTTCATTTTTCATCGAAATGTTTTTGTTTGTTCTTATCTCTATTAGGCCGCATGCTTCGCGTTTGATTTTGTCGCGCCGTGTTAACTGTGAATGGAATTTGTACATTTTCCACTTCCTGTTTTCATTTCTGCACACTTATATGGGATGTTGTTTAAATTTCATGAATTCAAGAACAGAAAAGTTTACATCTTTTAACAGGTAAACAATGATGGCTGGAACTAAGTTCTTCATTAGGTTTGCTGACGAGGGAATTGATGTAATtacatgaaattttatttcttttatccatctttttttatgttattttgtttGACTTTCAGGGCTTCAGTAACTGAATAAAATTTAACATGTGCAGATTGATTCCTTTTCTTTAGGGCTTAAATAGCTAAGAGCTTAAGATAAACTTCATATAGGTACTTTTACTTATGATAATGGATTTCGGCTGACATCTGAATTTTGTTGCCTTCCTGAGCAGGATATTAGCAATTTTATCTAAATTGATCCAATTTTGTTTCTTGGTGAAGGCGTTCTTGTGTCTACAAGTATTATATTTAGTTTAGGATTAATTTTGTAGGCCACATATCATACGTATAATCCATGGAAATTATTGTACTTTTAGACATTGTGAAATACCCAAGAAACTTAGTTCCATCTATGAATAggactttaatttaatttaatacgtTTTGTACTTGTGGTTAAGTTTCTGAAAATTCCTTTCAGAGTTCAGGCACTTATTTTGTCACCTACAAGAGAACTTGCTTCACAGACTGAGAAGGTGATCTTGGCTATTGGTGAATATATAAGTATACAAGCCCATGCATGTATTGGTGGAAAGAGTATAGGTGAAGATATTAGAAAGCTGGAGTACGGTGTTCATGTGGTTTCAGGGACACCTGGCAGAGTTTGTGACATGATTAAAAGGAGGACCTTGCGCACTAGAGCTATCAGAATTCTGATCCTTGTATGTTGGTTTTGTGTTTTTATAAGTAAACTTGTCTGAGTTTTAtgtgtttgtatttttttttaaatgaatttgtaTTATTTGAATAGGATGAAGCTGATGAGATGCTGAGTAGAGGCTTTAAGGATCAGATTTATGATGTGTACAGATACTTGCCTCCTGAACTTCAGGTTTGGATCAACTATCATGGCCTTTAGGAAAATAAAAGTTCTAATATACCTGTATTATGTCTGTTATTGTTTGAGAACTGTGTGTGAAATCAATAAATACATTTTCATATTGCAATTAGTAAATAGAGTTGGATCTTAACCATATGGAATCGTTGCTTCGTAATATACATCACTGAAAAATGAAGCTTACCTGAATTCAACTTAATTGAAATCTGAATTTTAATGCaaaccaaacccaacttgatCACACACGCACACGCATGAAAAAAATACAATTTTTTACTTGCTATTCATGATTTGTTTGCATTCAAAACTAACATTTGCATGTAAAAGTAAGATTATTGAACTAAAAATGCAACATTTATCATGCAGAAAACTCCGAGTCTTCATCTATTTGATGCCATTGTTTCTATCTTTGAACCTTGAAAATTGTAATCACCAATTAACATGTCTTTTTTGTTTGCATTCCAAATTTCTAGGCATATGCTTTATGATATTGATGCTAGAGATTAATTTAGTTAGTAAACAAGATATTTGCTACATGTAACTTGAAACCAATGACTTGCATTGGTGGAATCATCAAATGTAATCTATTCTCTTCTAAAGTTCATCACTGTAAATACAAGtttcatttatttttatatttcatCATTCCCTGCTCTCCTTTATGAATTAAGGAACTCAATTAATATTTTATCCACTTATGTAGCTGTatttcattttatatatatgaaattacCAAAATTTGAATGCTTCCTTAATATAAggatttgatttatctaattgtaTTAGTAATTGTACCCTTTTATATTTTGTCTCTGATAAACTTATGGCTATCTGTGCATACTAAGTGAATGACCATTATATATATAAACCTATTTCACAACTCTATAGCATCATACGGGCTTGATTAAGTTATACTTGGGTTTGGTATTCTTCAATTTGATTAGTGGTTTCGTATCAAATGATTTTAATTGTGCAATGTTATTTATGCAACTTCTGCATGGAGCGTAAATTTGCAACAACATCTGCTTTCTACAAATTTATTGACAGGTTTTTATGATAATCTAAAAGATGGCATTCGTTTGACAAAAAATAAAAGAGATGATACTGGAAGAATATAGGCATTTGTTGGTCAACATTTTTTTCCATTGGTTTTTTAACGACTTTTTTCTTTTGAATATTGAGATTACCCCCGCGGTTCATATGTGTTAGTATTCTTTAAGT from Zingiber officinale cultivar Zhangliang chromosome 4B, Zo_v1.1, whole genome shotgun sequence includes:
- the LOC121975887 gene encoding eukaryotic initiation factor 4A-III homolog B-like, with amino-acid sequence MAATSTAAPRGRNIDDENLVFETSPGVEAITSFDQMGIRDDLLRGIYAYGFEKPSAIQQRAVIPIINGRDVIAQAQSGTGKSSMIALTVCQMVDTTVREVQALILSPTRELASQTEKVILAIGEYISIQAHACIGGKSIGEDIRKLEYGVHVVSGTPGRVCDMIKRRTLRTRAIRILILDEADEMLSRGFKDQIYDVYRYLPPELQVALISATLPHEILEITNKFMTDPIRILVKRDELTLEGIKQFFVAVEREEWKFDTLCDLYDTLTITQAVIFCNTKRKVDWLTEKMRSNNFTVSSMHGDMPQKERDAIMAEFRSGATRVLITTDVWARGIDVQQVSLVINYDLPNNRELYIHRIGRSGRFGRKGVAINFVRKDDIRILRDIEQYYSTQIDEMPMNVADLI